A genomic window from Silene latifolia isolate original U9 population chromosome 11, ASM4854445v1, whole genome shotgun sequence includes:
- the LOC141613338 gene encoding F-box protein At2g17036-like has product MWDKGLHPNISPFVDTTTPWLARITEVSPNKWHLLDPFNLEDYLHSDPSVTTGINLIDSHILEVAKPWSLQAISGKTMSKKVVGGLNLDGTYDFDFAVLAQLELPLRSGQGGLVFNRFGEKWVRIKGTFGDDDEENRQYRILDIAYHNGLFYAFDLVNWKVGVIDPSETEISLKFMIAPNCLGETIDDSFSVSIDGGNYIVCGVYLVPCNAQLYLVISSSKVGSEKATLFVFVLKQGDTIEENKWERVASLGDEILFIGYDVSFGVSSTVLPNWKPGSICLFIRPFPLFYDSCMSMFQGLPEGAECIKVISYPEYWRYLRMYNMDEEEKGMVGFEELSMKEYTGLFFPPPAWVKWSCPTLDNVDIRLHNLKFSRLKKLG; this is encoded by the coding sequence atgtgggacaagggtttaCACCCTAACATTTCCCCTTTTGTCGACACCACCACACCCTGGCTCGCCAGAATTACCGAGGTCTCTCCTAATAAGTGGCACCTCTTGGACCCCTTCAATCTTGAAGACTACCTTCATTCCGATCCATCCGTCACCACCGGGATCAACCTGATCGATTCTCATATTCTCGAGGTGGCCAAACCATGGTCTCTCCAAGCCATATCTGGTAAAACTATGTCAAAGAAGGTGGTCGGAGGCTTGAACTTGGACGGTACCTACGATTTTGATTTCGCGGTGTTGGCTCAGCTCGAGCTGCCTCTCCGTAGTGGCCAAGGTGGTCTCGTCTTTAACCGGTTTGGTGAAAAATGGGTTCGAATTAAGGGAACTTttggtgacgatgatgaagagAATAGGCAGTATCGGATACTCGACATTGCGTATCATAATGGTCTATTTTATGCATTTGACTTGGTCAACTGGAAGGTTGGGGTCATCGATCCTAGCGAAACCGAGATATCGTTGAAATTCATGATTGCTCCGAATTGTCTTGGTGAAACAATTGACGATTCGTTCTCAGTGTCGATTGATGGTGGTAACTACATTGTCTGTGGTGTCTACTTGGTGCCTTGTAATGCACAATTGTATCTGGTTATCAGTTCCAGCAAGGTAGGGTCCGAAAAAGCGACATTATTCGTGTTCGTGTTAAAACAAGGGGATACAATTGAAGAGAACAAGTGGGAACGTGTGGCGAGCCTAGGGGATGAAATACTCTTCATTGGGTACGATGTCTCATTTGGTGTCTCGTCCACAGTTTTGCCAAATTGGAAGCCTGGTTCAATTTGCTTATTCATAAGGCCATTTCCATTGTTCTATGATTCATGTATGAGCATGTTTCAGGGGTTACCCGAAGGAGCAGAGTGTATAAAGGTGATAAGTTATCCGGAGTATTGGAGGTACCTTAGAATGTACAACATGGATGAAGAGGAGAAAGGGATGGTTGGGTTTGAAGAGTTGTCAATGAAGGAGTATACTGGCTTATTTTTTCCACCTCCTGCTTGGGTTAAATGGTCTTGTCCTACTCTTGACAATGTTGACATCAGGTTGCACAATCTCAAGTTCAGTCGATTAAAAAAATTGGGATGA